One Thermococcus sp. JdF3 genomic window carries:
- a CDS encoding GTPase, which yields MKARKAWRVVREVVDEADVIVEVVDARDPIGTRNRKLERLILEKEKPLLIVMNKADLVPKEWAEEYKRKSDVPVVFISARERKGTGILRREIKRLARPLLDEREKVKVALIGYPNVGKSTIINTLKGKKAVGTAPIPGYTKGKQVIKLSKKLWLLDSPGVIPIDDFDELVIKGGFPADKIDEPVKPALKLIRRILDTRKEALTEKFGIEEFEGEEEILRKIGERRGLIKAGGEVDLEETARWFLREWQTGRFTLFGKEKQEKEEFTRDFEDVLEGVERDLLLDPRRILWRYGDELRGKLDGTKRVGIREIEGFTVGIATGFKKCHGGTKLLERLTGKHVLASECFGKKWKGVVAILE from the coding sequence ATGAAGGCGAGAAAGGCGTGGAGGGTGGTGAGGGAGGTAGTTGACGAGGCCGACGTTATCGTCGAGGTCGTCGATGCCCGTGACCCCATAGGAACGAGGAACCGAAAGCTTGAGAGGCTCATCCTGGAGAAGGAAAAACCACTCCTCATAGTCATGAACAAGGCAGACCTGGTTCCAAAAGAATGGGCCGAGGAGTACAAGAGGAAGAGCGACGTTCCGGTCGTTTTCATCTCCGCCCGTGAGAGAAAGGGAACCGGGATACTGAGGAGGGAGATAAAGAGGCTCGCCAGGCCGCTTTTGGATGAGAGGGAAAAGGTCAAGGTGGCCCTCATCGGCTATCCCAACGTGGGGAAGAGCACGATAATAAACACCCTGAAGGGAAAGAAAGCAGTTGGAACCGCCCCGATTCCCGGCTACACAAAGGGTAAACAAGTGATAAAGCTGAGCAAAAAGCTATGGCTCCTCGACAGCCCCGGCGTCATCCCGATAGACGACTTCGACGAGCTGGTCATCAAGGGAGGCTTCCCCGCGGACAAGATAGATGAACCAGTAAAACCGGCGCTCAAACTCATCAGGCGTATTCTGGATACGAGGAAGGAGGCCCTCACCGAGAAGTTTGGCATCGAGGAGTTTGAGGGCGAGGAGGAGATCCTCAGGAAGATAGGCGAGAGAAGGGGCCTCATAAAGGCCGGCGGTGAGGTCGATCTGGAGGAGACGGCAAGATGGTTCCTCAGGGAGTGGCAGACCGGCCGTTTTACTCTTTTCGGAAAGGAGAAACAGGAAAAAGAAGAGTTCACCCGGGACTTCGAGGATGTCCTTGAGGGAGTTGAAAGGGACCTCCTCCTGGACCCGAGGAGGATACTCTGGAGGTACGGGGACGAGCTGAGGGGGAAGCTGGACGGCACAAAGCGCGTAGGAATAAGGGAGATAGAGGGCTTCACCGTGGGAATAGCGACGGGCTTCAAGAAGTGCCACGGCGGAACAAAGCTCCTGGAGCGGCTGACAGGCAAGCACGTCCTGGCGAGCGAGTGCTTCGGAAAGAAGTGGAAGGGTGTGGTGGCGATACTGGAGTAG
- a CDS encoding ABC transporter permease encodes MRLPLRTLTRLVAVYLGVLLVIVLVAGASSNKLTWEYAHEAVLNIRESNPVFYAELERNATREGLTVDEYYYRILTKAKGVETDNLLLMGIDLLRKSFDYYRENPKYDFAHVIKVTLAVMGLAMLLTIFLGLFLGFKLANGRFLGTVEGLARFFNGLPSWWIGAVLIAVFAVELGVLPIAGLRSTPPKEGFGGFIDILWHLVLPVTTLVFVYVWEFVVTVAHEVRNELGKPYVFTERAKGLPEGMIYRKHVLRNVSIVLSSFTVQKFVEMFTDYIVIDVLFGLGGLGTLLRASFVRTIVPAIGVVVRFDYRLFFVVTLSIATITFLFSLLLELTKGLLDPRVS; translated from the coding sequence ATGAGGCTCCCGCTTAGGACCCTCACCCGGCTGGTGGCGGTTTACCTCGGCGTCCTCTTAGTGATCGTTCTGGTAGCCGGCGCCAGCTCGAACAAACTGACATGGGAGTACGCCCACGAGGCGGTTCTTAATATCCGCGAATCCAACCCGGTTTTTTACGCCGAGCTTGAGAGGAACGCCACCAGGGAGGGCCTGACAGTTGATGAGTACTACTATCGAATACTCACCAAGGCAAAGGGAGTCGAAACCGACAACCTTCTCCTCATGGGGATAGACCTCCTCAGGAAGAGCTTTGACTACTACCGCGAGAACCCCAAGTACGACTTCGCCCACGTCATAAAGGTGACCCTCGCCGTCATGGGGCTGGCCATGCTCCTGACGATTTTCCTGGGTCTGTTCCTGGGTTTTAAGCTGGCAAACGGAAGGTTCCTTGGGACGGTTGAGGGCCTGGCTCGCTTCTTCAACGGCCTGCCCTCCTGGTGGATAGGTGCGGTTCTGATAGCGGTCTTCGCCGTTGAGCTCGGCGTTCTTCCCATCGCCGGCCTGAGGAGCACTCCACCAAAGGAGGGCTTTGGGGGCTTCATCGACATCCTCTGGCATCTCGTCCTTCCCGTTACCACGCTGGTCTTCGTCTACGTCTGGGAGTTCGTGGTCACGGTGGCCCACGAGGTGAGGAACGAGCTTGGAAAGCCCTACGTCTTCACCGAGAGGGCCAAGGGCCTTCCCGAGGGGATGATATACAGGAAGCACGTTCTCAGAAACGTTTCCATCGTCCTGAGTTCTTTCACGGTCCAGAAGTTCGTTGAGATGTTCACGGACTACATAGTCATAGACGTCCTCTTCGGCCTCGGCGGCCTTGGAACACTCCTGAGGGCCAGCTTCGTCAGGACCATAGTCCCGGCCATAGGCGTCGTCGTGCGCTTCGACTACCGCCTCTTCTTCGTCGTAACGCTGTCGATAGCCACCATAACGTTCCTCTTCTCCCTCCTGCTGGAGCTGACCAAAGGACTGCTCGATCCGAGGGTGAGCTGA
- a CDS encoding DUF515 domain-containing protein, which produces MVVLNVSEDIEAKIRRLRELGKASAEPEPPVAPKPAPAKKPSRRPRSVGSIREKERRKRILIGVSIVIIVLILTSVGAYIYLQNRAAEELTNARNKKLAEVNLYFKPDIFNNTNCSPKANAIKSQLLNQILHAKSVDELNAVDVKGSYDIALREYNSCIDELHRVELEKQLNRTKEQKLKLLELEFQPLLSMPLPDDIRTKTVTYMNDLKERVMSATSVDEVNSIKADPYLLEVWRDYYYWRIDALPGQDVILEYGDSKKMVTKADAKAVLGGIMDYKELMKYNVVKVEWVEMSLVLPKRNINGAFLSPGDRIKLFIQGQNTTTVDGYFELVLLPVQSGSISVSESQSQSSSSSTSSSTTYSESHSSSASPGGASISDSSSASDSVTNSQSVSQSSSGSYSYSVNLAEILKAIAAGKIQASEEVKQQLSAYGWKVLDLEKDTSLEAIDHNTQLLVIVKVPSIFVPDVLANQNSLYLVRVST; this is translated from the coding sequence ATGGTGGTGCTCAACGTGTCCGAGGATATCGAGGCGAAGATTCGCCGTCTGAGGGAGCTGGGTAAAGCCAGCGCCGAACCAGAACCCCCCGTGGCCCCAAAACCTGCCCCTGCTAAAAAACCCTCCCGGAGACCGCGCTCGGTTGGTAGTATCCGCGAGAAAGAGCGGAGGAAGAGGATCCTAATAGGAGTTTCTATCGTGATAATCGTGCTAATTCTGACATCAGTTGGCGCCTACATTTATCTCCAAAACCGTGCCGCCGAGGAACTTACCAACGCCAGAAACAAAAAACTGGCCGAGGTTAACCTCTACTTCAAGCCCGATATATTCAACAATACCAACTGCTCCCCCAAAGCTAACGCTATCAAATCCCAGCTGCTCAACCAGATCCTTCATGCCAAATCCGTTGATGAACTCAATGCCGTTGATGTTAAGGGGAGCTATGACATTGCGTTGCGTGAGTACAATTCATGTATCGATGAACTCCATCGGGTGGAGCTGGAGAAGCAGCTGAACCGGACAAAGGAGCAGAAATTAAAACTCCTTGAGCTTGAGTTCCAGCCGCTTCTCTCGATGCCTCTACCGGATGACATCCGCACCAAAACTGTAACGTACATGAACGACCTCAAGGAGCGCGTCATGTCCGCCACCAGTGTTGATGAGGTCAACTCCATAAAGGCCGACCCGTACCTCCTGGAGGTGTGGAGGGACTACTACTACTGGCGCATTGACGCCCTCCCCGGACAGGATGTGATACTTGAGTACGGGGACTCCAAGAAGATGGTCACTAAGGCGGATGCCAAGGCTGTGCTGGGAGGCATTATGGACTATAAGGAGCTTATGAAGTACAACGTCGTGAAGGTTGAGTGGGTGGAGATGTCCCTTGTCCTCCCCAAGAGAAACATAAACGGTGCGTTCCTTTCGCCGGGTGACAGAATAAAACTCTTTATCCAGGGCCAGAACACAACGACGGTTGACGGGTACTTTGAGCTTGTCCTCCTGCCGGTTCAGTCGGGTTCGATATCAGTGAGTGAGTCCCAGAGTCAGTCAAGTTCCTCCTCCACTTCCTCATCGACCACTTACAGTGAGAGCCACTCCTCATCCGCTTCCCCTGGTGGAGCCTCGATATCTGACAGCAGCAGTGCGAGTGACTCCGTTACCAACAGTCAGTCAGTGAGTCAGAGTTCGTCCGGCAGTTACTCCTACAGCGTGAATCTGGCGGAGATACTCAAAGCGATAGCCGCCGGTAAGATACAGGCCAGCGAGGAGGTTAAGCAGCAGCTCAGTGCGTACGGATGGAAGGTTCTTGACCTCGAGAAGGACACGTCATTGGAGGCCATTGACCACAACACCCAGCTGCTCGTTATAGTCAAAGTTCCCTCGATATTTGTCCCGGACGTGCTGGCCAACCAGAACTCCCTTTACCTTGTCAGAGTATCGACGTGA
- a CDS encoding TIGR04076 family protein, translating to MERLEIRVAEIRGKCPVFHVGDRIVVEGPEVKLEETDAICTHAFASLLPYIVALRKGIKPSELGLGRGEKAYVQCLDPGPPYTDGGTVILEITVVRDEGEKGVEGGEGGS from the coding sequence ATGGAGCGGCTAGAGATTCGCGTAGCAGAAATACGGGGAAAATGCCCCGTTTTTCATGTTGGAGACAGGATAGTGGTCGAGGGGCCGGAGGTAAAGCTCGAGGAAACCGACGCCATATGCACCCATGCATTCGCATCGCTCCTGCCGTACATAGTTGCGCTGCGAAAGGGTATTAAGCCGAGTGAACTAGGCCTGGGCAGGGGAGAGAAGGCATACGTTCAGTGCCTCGACCCGGGGCCGCCGTACACGGACGGCGGCACGGTAATCCTCGAGATAACGGTGGTGAGAGATGAAGGCGAGAAAGGCGTGGAGGGTGGTGAGGGAGGTAGTTGA
- a CDS encoding ABC transporter permease: protein MGRKAGVAILVIFALFVIFSNAGVSEEDIANWENLNYWKDNPRMAYPSWFALFGDRTPTVFLEPSLVEANGSSVYRFSYEHTYRDKPSDVRFYGLPYGEEVEISVLRPDGIRVPLYRGIATSSNLSLNTNMRVAVVSSLSDVLNLSEAGYVLFSATELLFSRDGSMATLNGEYVFEVRLAGNATPSVEILGTCYGLLGTDSYGRDMWVGFVKGMNNTLYLAFFTTVLIVVLGVLIGLISGYVGGALGEFITFLLEVLVALPMLPILVVLVWLFSTQGYGQQVRINPVLFMFFVALLTLGKFAKTVRMITIKEKVNEYVKAAVSMGAGTLWVLRRHILPPVGEFSLRYSTILLARIVALISVFGFFGLIPGTNWGSFMIEAMNQGALYGGYWWWIVAPGLAMAVLSAGLAFVSSGSG, encoded by the coding sequence ATGGGAAGGAAAGCGGGAGTGGCGATACTCGTAATCTTCGCGCTCTTCGTAATCTTCTCGAACGCGGGCGTGAGCGAGGAGGACATTGCCAACTGGGAGAATCTCAACTACTGGAAGGACAACCCGCGAATGGCATATCCCTCGTGGTTCGCACTATTCGGCGACAGAACTCCCACTGTCTTCCTGGAGCCGTCGCTCGTTGAGGCGAATGGTTCCTCGGTTTACAGATTTTCCTACGAACATACCTACCGCGATAAGCCGAGCGACGTCAGATTCTACGGCCTTCCCTACGGCGAGGAGGTTGAGATAAGCGTTTTAAGGCCGGACGGGATCAGAGTGCCCCTCTATCGGGGCATCGCCACCTCCAGCAATCTCAGCCTCAACACCAACATGCGGGTGGCAGTTGTTTCCTCTCTTTCCGACGTTCTCAATCTCAGCGAAGCTGGATACGTCCTCTTCTCCGCGACCGAGCTTTTGTTCTCCCGCGACGGAAGTATGGCAACCCTCAACGGGGAGTACGTCTTTGAGGTTCGCTTAGCAGGAAACGCGACCCCTTCCGTTGAAATCCTTGGAACCTGCTACGGTCTCCTCGGCACGGACTCCTACGGCAGGGACATGTGGGTGGGCTTCGTCAAGGGAATGAACAACACCCTCTACCTGGCCTTCTTCACCACGGTGCTGATAGTGGTTCTGGGGGTTCTAATAGGTCTCATTTCGGGCTACGTTGGCGGTGCCCTGGGTGAGTTCATAACGTTCCTCCTGGAGGTTCTGGTGGCTTTGCCGATGCTCCCAATCCTCGTCGTCCTCGTCTGGCTCTTCTCCACCCAGGGCTACGGCCAGCAGGTCAGGATAAACCCCGTCCTCTTCATGTTCTTCGTTGCCCTCCTAACCCTCGGGAAGTTCGCCAAGACGGTTAGAATGATAACGATAAAGGAGAAGGTGAACGAGTACGTCAAAGCCGCGGTGAGCATGGGTGCCGGCACGCTCTGGGTCCTGAGGAGGCACATACTCCCGCCGGTCGGGGAGTTCTCCCTCAGGTACTCCACCATACTCCTGGCCAGGATAGTGGCGCTGATTTCAGTGTTCGGATTCTTCGGCCTGATTCCGGGCACCAACTGGGGCTCCTTCATGATAGAGGCCATGAACCAGGGGGCGCTCTACGGGGGCTACTGGTGGTGGATAGTGGCCCCGGGTCTTGCCATGGCCGTTCTAAGCGCCGGTCTGGCCTTTGTCTCCTCCGGCTCCGGTTAG